In Cytophagia bacterium CHB2, one DNA window encodes the following:
- a CDS encoding arsenate reductase ArsC encodes MAQFGRQSKKRAIFICTHHSACSQMAEGLLRHLAGDRYEVFSAGTQATRVNPLAIKAMAEKGTDISRHTADHIDKYMNMEFDYVITVCDSANETCTYFPANETQWH; translated from the coding sequence ATGGCTCAATTTGGACGCCAGTCAAAAAAACGCGCCATTTTTATTTGTACACACCACTCCGCATGCAGCCAGATGGCGGAGGGCCTGTTGCGCCATCTCGCCGGCGATCGTTATGAAGTTTTCAGCGCAGGCACGCAAGCGACGCGCGTCAATCCGCTGGCAATCAAGGCCATGGCAGAGAAAGGCACCGACATTTCACGGCACACTGCGGATCATATCGACAAATACATGAATATGGAATTCGACTACGTAATTACCGTTTGCGATAGCGCGAACGAGACATGCACCTATTTTCCCGCGAACGAAACACAGTGGCATTGA